A part of Bacillus rossius redtenbacheri isolate Brsri chromosome 1, Brsri_v3, whole genome shotgun sequence genomic DNA contains:
- the LOC134531713 gene encoding uncharacterized protein LOC134531713 isoform X1, translating into MSVIIRLQNLPWSANALDIRQFFRGLSIPEGGVHIVGGEQGDAFIAFSTDEDARQGMMLDGGKIKEVKIRLLLSSRTEMQKVIEQARQQSVTLQTFMQMPAPPMAPLPSVPSMPSMMAQQMSQPHPSMPPTIPQSPVINSSIPVTAAPVVAEVAPVPVLPDRREQELKDRESDNVSVTSNKDRKDRRERSRSRDKDGERRNKRERDRSRGRRDRDRDRNRRHRDRSSSRDRDRNDRNRRRDRRDRSRSRDRSHSRDRNSRDRERDPKRNSRDHRRDSSSIPKEEKDIEDSSDMVAIPKLPNPQPLLLPHLKMQQQLQQQQQQLQQQQQLQQQQQPLPLPLQNNPIPFIHMQQHAKTPTQMRPMGSSAIRAATPGTLLSNAPTTPGKLLDIGGHGRWDLPVTAHVMGNVQGGFKPLPAISQGIRPLQPSLDAGHLREIDNRHNLSGVSFPSEVLRPSLPSVGHDISQTPFMKTEGFRDVNNRENILLRGQENWQTSPSKQGPEGNNRFPRNDRGAGFPNPQDSFNNEEYDDNNKIADFDYPSHRGNFRGSMRGMGDFRRGFPGRGRGLGPNANRGFPPNSHNETDRRNMPAFSSDRRGQPKMFGRQGRTDPNAFNKDRFENFDRSHSNDRQFSGRGENFANERYHPGGYTNDRSYDNRQKNVGTSVEIRNMPSEARYFDIKRFFHGLPIGGRGIKLINDNHGNRVGIAYVRFFKHEHKEQALTFSGKPMCGSPVEVLHLSDEIFDKAIDSFNPHEEIDDGKVKDSLETFVCLTVHDIPVYTKEDDLNKLFHDFGVDEIILLMPNDKKQNVAYVKFKKPEDAKRATRTLMKPTIGHKLVTIMPCSLDHYQHAKKLRQEKRPFDSQERVPAPATENAVVNKAPADPRQREADPRQREADPRQREADPRQREADPRQREADPPRQRDTDTRLRDTDTRQRDTDTRQRDTDARQRDADARQRDTDPRQRNTDPRQPEADLRKREADTRQREADTRQREADTRKREADTRKRETDTRQRETDTRQREADPRQRETDPRQREADPRLRETPMDISRPEVIKPLLINTDCILLKGLPNNANDRDILDFFSDIGLVPLRIHIMLDKFNKPTGDAFCEFSSVEEAARAVTKHQMPLGKENVSVEALPRAEMHEALGMVMPQPEPLMQHPIIPGPRFQPPQSVRNPLGTRSVGLLGASPNAPNRMALFGRHAHVHPGPPTQPQDVPVEGFGRPGCVIALENVPFRADVDEILNFFQGFDITRENIIRRFNDKGMPTGDARVALSSPADVQRAVHMLRFRTIGERQIFLRPL; encoded by the exons ATGAGTGTTATTATTCGACTTCAGAACCTGCCATGGTCGGCAAATGCATTGGACATAAGGCAGTTTTTCAGAGGACTGTCCATTCCGGAAGGAGGGGTTCATATAGTCGGTGGGGAACAAGGAGATGCATTCATAGCATTCAG CACTGATGAAGATGCTCGTCAAGGCATGATGCTTGATGGTGGAAAAATAAAAGAAGTTAAAATCAGGCTGTTACTGAGCTCTCGGACCGAAATGCAGAAAGTTattgaacaggctcgccaacaGTCAGTAACTCTTCAAACGTTTATGCAGATGCCAGCTCCTCCAATGGCACCTTTGCCCTCTGTTCCAAGTATGCCGTCAATGATGGCGCAGCAGATGTCTCAGCCCCATCCCTCTATGCCTCCAACGATTCCACAATCACCTGTAATAAATTCTTCAATACCAGTTACGGCAGCACCAGTTGTGGCTGAAGTTGCGCCTGTTCCTGTTTTGCCCGATCGTCGTGAGCAAGAACTGAAGGATAGGGAATCTGATAATGTAAGTGTCACCAGCAATAAAGATAGGAAAGATAGACGTGAGAGATCGCGGTCTCGAGATAAGGATGGTGAACGTCGAAATAAGAGAGAGCGTGATAGATCGCGTGGACGCCGTGACAGAGACCGTGATCGCAATCGTCGTCATAGAGACAGAAGTAGTAGTAGAGACCGTGATCGTAATGACAGAAACAGGAGACGTGATAGGAGAGACAGAAGTCGTTCAAGAGATCGTAGTCACTCAAGAGATCGCAACAGTCGTGATAGGGAGCGTGATCCAAAGCGAAACTCTAGAGACCACAGACGAGATTCTTCGTCCATACCAAAAGAAGAAAAAGATATTGAAGATTCATCAGATATGGTTGCAATTCCAAAGCTCCCAAATCCTCAGCCTTTATTGCTACCACACCTAAAAATGCAGCAACAACtacaacagcaacagcaacagctacaacagcaacaacaactacaacagcaacagcaaccactgCCATTACCACTCCAAAATAATCCAATTCCTTTCATTCATATGCAACAGCATGCCAAGACACCAACACAAATGCGTCCAATGGGATCATCAGCTATCAGAGCAGCAACACCTGGTACACTACTTAGTAATGCACCAACCACACCAGGTAAACTGCTGGATATTGGCGGACATGGAAGATGGGACTTGCCTGTCACTGCTCATGTTATGGGAAATGTACAGGGAGGTTTCAAACCATTGCCTGCAATTTCACAGGGAATTCGTCCTTTACAACCATCTTTAGATGCTGGCCATCTACGTGAAAtcgataatagacataatttgaGTGGAGTTTCTTTCCCCAGTGAAGTATTGAGACCATCATTGCCGAGTGTTGGGCATGATATTTCGCAAACACCATTCATGAAAACGGAAGGTTTTCGAGATGTCAATAACAGAGAAAACATTTTACTCCGAGGACAAGAAAACTGGCAAACATCGCCATCAAAACAAGGACCAGAAGGAAATAATAGGTTTCCAAGAAATGACAGAGGGGCAGGATTTCCTAATCCACAAGATTCGTTTAACAATGAAGAGTATGATGACAACAACAAAATAGCAGATTTTGACTATCCTTCACACAGGGGTAATTTCCGTGGATCAATGAGAGGTATGGGTGACTTTCGAAGAGGATTTCCAGGGAGAGGAAGAGGACTGGGGCCCAATGCCAATAGAGGCTTTCCACCGAACAGCCATAATGAGACTGACAGAAGGAACATGCCTGCATTTTCATCTGATAGGAGGGGACAACCAAAAATGTTTGGTAGACAAGGTCGAACAGATCCTAATGCTTTTAATAAGGACAGATTTGAAAATTTTGACAGAAGTCATTCAAATGATCGGCAGTTTTCGGGAAGAGGAGAAAATTTTGCAAATGAGAGATATCATCCTGGTGGGTACACTAATGACAGATCATATGATAATCGACAGAAAAATGTTGGAACAAGTGTGGAAATTCGTAATATGCCATCAGAAGCTCGTTATTTTGATATAAAACGCTTCTTTCATGGTCTTCCAATTGGTGGTCGTGGAATCAAACTAATCAACGATAATCATGGAAATCGTGTCGGAATAGCATATGTACGTTTTTTCAAACATGAGCACAAAGAACAAGCGCTGACGTTTTCAGGGAAGCCCATGTGTGGTTCACCTGTAGAAGTGTTGCATCTCAGTGATGAAATATTTGATAAAGCTATAGATTCATTCAATCCACATGAAGAAATTGATGATGGAAAAGTTAAGGATTCTTTGGAGACATTTGTTTGTTTGACTGTTCATGACATACCAGTTTATACCAAAGAAGATGATCTAAATAAGTTGTTCCATGATTTTGGTGTGGATGAAATCATTTTACTTATGCCTAATGACAAGAAACAAAATGTGGCATATGTAAAGTTTAAAAAACCTGAAGATGCCAAAAGAGCTACGCGTACACTCATGAAGCCAACAATAGGACATAAACTGGTTACTATTATGCCATGTTCTTTAGATCATTACCAGCATGCAAAGAAACTTAGACAAGAAAAACGACCATTTGATTCTCAAGAGCGAGTTCCTGCTCCTGCAACAGAAAATGCAGTTGTAAATAAAGCTCCAGCAGATCCTCGACAGCGAGAAGCCGATCCTCGACAGCGAGAAGCCGATCCTCGACAGCGAGAAGCCGATCCTCGACAGCGAGAAGCCGATCCTCGACAGCGAGAAGCAGATCCTCCTCGACAGAGGGACACAGATACCCGATTGCGGGACACAGATACTCGACAGCGCGACACAGATACTCGACAGCGCGACACAGATGCCCGGCAGCGAGATGCAGATGCTCGGCAGCGAGATACAGATCCTAGACAGCGAAATACAGATCCTCGGCAGCCAGAGGCAGACCTTCGGAAGCGAGAGGCGGATACGCGGCAGAGGGAGGCGGATACGCGGCAGAGAGAGGCAGATACACGAAAGAGAGAGGCAGATACAcgaaagagagagacagatacACGGCAGAGAGAGACAGATACACGGCAGAGAGAAGCTGATCCACGGCAAAGAGAGACAGATCCGCGGCAGAGAGAGGCGGATCCTCGACTTCGAGAAACTCCCATGGATATTTCCAGGCCAGAAGTAATAAAGCCCCTTTTAATAAATACAGACTGCATTTTACTGAAAGGATTACCAAATAATGCTAATGACCGTGATATCTTGGATTTTTTCTCAGATATTGGATTGGTGCCACTTAGAATACACATAATGCTCGACAAATTCAACAAACCAACGGGTGATGCATTCTGTGAGTTTTCCAGTGTAGAAGAAGCAGCGCGTGCTGTTACAAAACACCAAATGCCTTTGGGAAAGGAAAATGTCAGTGTTGAGGCATTACCTCGTGCAGAAATGCACGAAGCTCTAGGTATGGTGATGCCTCAGCCAGAGCCCCTAATGCAGCACCCTATTATTCCTGGACCACGTTTTCAGCCCCCACAGTCGGTTAGAAATCCCTTAGGCACTAGATCGGTAGGGTTGCTAGGGGCGTCGCCAAATGCACCAAACCGCATGGCATTGTTCGGTCGTCATGCTCATGTTCATCCTGGACCACCCACCCAGCCACAAGATGTACCAGTGGAAGGCTTTGGCAGACCCGGCTGTGTGATAGCTTTGGAAAATGTGCCATTCAGGGCAGATGTAGATGAAATACTGAATTTCTTCCAAGGCTTCGACATCACACGTGAAAACATTATTCGTCGTTTTAACGATAAAGGCATGCCTACGGGGGATGCTCGTGTCGCATTGAGCAGTCCTGCAGATGTTCAGCGCGCAGTTCATATGCTGCGGTTCCGTACAATAGGAGAAAGGCAGATTTTCCTCAGGCCTCTGTAG